A DNA window from Acidimicrobiales bacterium contains the following coding sequences:
- a CDS encoding MBL fold metallo-hydrolase — protein sequence MSTNQWQVGSVTITRVVEMEVAGGTRFILPDAMRDACLPYSWMQPHFMDAEGNLIMSIHALVVDTGQRRIIVDTCLGNDKEREIPAWSHLQTSFLDDLAAAGYPPESIDTVLCTHLHVDHVGWNTRLVDGQWVPTFVNARYLMAEPEWQYWSANGDDPTYGSVLADSVQPVVDRGLHQLVETTHRLCDEVSLIPTVGHTPGHVSVMIESDGHRALITGDCFHHPVQMSRPDWCSSADYDQAQGEATRRELLDRLCGEDADVLVIGTHFATPTAGHVRRADDGTHWLEV from the coding sequence GTGAGCACCAATCAGTGGCAGGTCGGGTCGGTGACGATCACACGCGTGGTCGAGATGGAGGTCGCGGGCGGCACCAGGTTCATCCTTCCCGATGCCATGCGCGACGCATGCCTTCCCTATTCGTGGATGCAGCCACACTTCATGGACGCCGAGGGCAACCTCATCATGAGCATCCACGCCCTCGTCGTCGACACCGGCCAACGCCGGATCATCGTCGACACCTGTCTGGGCAACGACAAGGAGCGCGAGATTCCCGCCTGGAGTCATCTCCAGACGTCGTTCCTCGACGATCTGGCCGCGGCTGGTTACCCACCCGAGTCGATCGACACGGTGTTGTGCACACACCTGCACGTCGACCACGTCGGCTGGAACACTCGACTGGTCGACGGCCAATGGGTGCCAACGTTCGTCAACGCCCGTTATCTGATGGCAGAGCCCGAATGGCAGTACTGGTCGGCCAACGGCGACGACCCGACCTATGGGTCGGTTCTGGCCGACTCTGTGCAGCCCGTCGTCGACAGAGGCCTGCACCAGCTCGTCGAGACCACACACCGGTTGTGTGACGAGGTGTCGCTGATCCCCACGGTCGGGCACACGCCCGGTCACGTGAGCGTGATGATCGAATCCGATGGCCACAGGGCCTTGATCACCGGCGACTGTTTCCACCACCCGGTTCAGATGAGCCGGCCCGACTGGTGCTCATCGGCCGACTACGACCAGGCGCAGGGCGAGGCGACCCGTCGCGAGCTGCTCGATCGCCTGTGCGGCGAGGATGCCGATGTTCTGGTCATCGGCACCCATTTCGCCACACCAACAGCCGGCCACGTCCGCCGCGCCGACGACGGCACCCACTGGCTCGAGGTCTAG
- a CDS encoding class I SAM-dependent methyltransferase, with product MVGPDPIFANPRLAAIYDVFDGDRDDLDLYETIVAECGARTVIDVGCGTGELATRLARRGLSVTAVDPALASLDVARTKPGADRVTWLHGTARDLPDLAADLVTMTANVAQVFVEERDWLDNLRQIRRVLATDGLLVFEARDPSRRAWERWIPALTTRRLELEGEGAVEGWTELVAVDLPLVHFRHHYRFEVDGEVLVSDSQLCFRSRAEIEQSLVDVGFDVVEVRDAPDRPGLEFVFVCRRR from the coding sequence GTGGTTGGTCCCGATCCGATCTTCGCCAACCCGCGGCTGGCAGCGATCTACGACGTGTTCGACGGTGATCGCGACGATCTCGATCTCTACGAGACGATCGTCGCAGAGTGCGGCGCACGCACGGTCATCGACGTGGGGTGTGGCACTGGCGAGTTGGCGACCCGCCTGGCCCGGCGTGGTCTGTCTGTCACAGCTGTCGATCCGGCTCTGGCATCGCTGGATGTGGCGCGGACCAAACCAGGTGCCGATCGGGTCACTTGGCTGCATGGCACCGCGCGCGACCTGCCTGACTTGGCGGCGGATCTCGTGACCATGACAGCGAACGTGGCTCAGGTCTTCGTCGAAGAACGAGACTGGCTCGACAACCTTCGTCAGATCAGGCGGGTGCTGGCCACCGATGGCTTGCTGGTCTTCGAGGCGCGCGACCCGAGCCGGCGTGCTTGGGAGCGGTGGATTCCAGCCTTGACCACACGCCGCCTAGAGCTCGAAGGCGAGGGCGCAGTCGAGGGTTGGACAGAGCTGGTCGCCGTCGACCTGCCGCTCGTGCACTTCCGTCACCACTACAGGTTCGAGGTCGATGGCGAGGTGCTCGTGTCTGACTCGCAGTTGTGCTTTCGATCGCGAGCTGAAATCGAACAATCCCTCGTAGACGTGGGCTTCGACGTCGTCGAAGTGAGAGACGCGCCCGATCGTCCGGGTCTCGAGTTCGTCTTCGTGTGCCGCCGAAGATAG
- a CDS encoding alpha/beta hydrolase, with product MGEQNFITVANGDIELNVATQGSGPLIVFVHGWPELWYSWRHQMDHFARRGYTTAALDVRGYGGSSAPHDVGEYTLSKITSDVAAVIDALSDEPAIVVGHDWGAPIAWNTARFHADRVRAVAGLSVPYRPITPDNPFDLWKALFTDQGKFFYQVYFLDEDASEAELGADNMVSLRKIYYSASGDAHGAEFTKDKPADAKMLDGLTDPDPFPAWASPDDLEVYADAFERSGWRGPLNRYRAQPLDAAELGTAPNPNIVQPAAFIGGEYDVVRNFVEGYDPFETAGAFCDDFRGTTIVPRAGHWVQQEAPAATNDALAQFFGGI from the coding sequence ATGGGGGAACAGAACTTCATCACCGTCGCCAACGGCGATATCGAGCTCAACGTGGCCACGCAAGGTTCGGGCCCGCTGATCGTGTTCGTTCACGGCTGGCCCGAGCTCTGGTACTCGTGGCGCCACCAGATGGACCATTTCGCTCGGCGCGGCTACACCACCGCCGCGCTCGACGTACGTGGTTACGGCGGCTCGTCGGCGCCACATGACGTCGGCGAGTACACCCTGTCGAAGATCACTTCGGACGTCGCCGCTGTCATCGATGCCCTCAGCGACGAACCGGCCATAGTCGTCGGTCATGACTGGGGCGCACCCATCGCCTGGAACACCGCGAGGTTTCACGCCGACCGGGTGCGCGCAGTTGCCGGCCTGTCGGTGCCCTACCGGCCGATCACCCCGGACAATCCGTTCGATCTGTGGAAGGCACTGTTCACCGACCAGGGCAAGTTCTTCTACCAGGTCTACTTCCTGGATGAGGACGCTTCCGAGGCGGAGCTGGGTGCGGACAACATGGTGAGCCTTCGCAAGATCTATTACTCGGCCAGCGGCGACGCCCACGGCGCCGAGTTCACCAAGGACAAGCCCGCTGACGCAAAGATGCTCGATGGGCTCACCGACCCAGATCCGTTCCCGGCGTGGGCCAGCCCCGACGACCTCGAGGTCTACGCCGACGCATTCGAGCGAAGCGGCTGGCGCGGTCCGCTGAACAGATACCGCGCCCAGCCCCTCGACGCGGCCGAGCTGGGCACGGCTCCCAATCCGAACATCGTCCAACCGGCGGCCTTCATCGGTGGCGAATACGACGTCGTTCGCAACTTCGTCGAGGGGTACGACCCGTTCGAGACCGCTGGAGCATTCTGCGACGACTTCCGAGGCACGACCATCGTCCCCAGGGCAGGCCACTGGGTTCAACAAGAAGCCCCCGCGGCCACCAACGACGCCCTCGCCCAGTTCTTCGGGGGCATCTGA
- the thrS gene encoding threonine--tRNA ligase yields MSSISVVLPDGSERELPAGTTGAGLADSLGGRAAREALVAVANGQQLDLNRELPDGANVSLVFPDTDEGLEVIRHSTAHVLAQAVLELYPGATFSIGPPITDGFYYDFDLPNGQTFSDDDLDRIEQKMREIVNQKQPFIRAEVDRAQADELFANHPYKREILDGEADDPTSGPEGNVITTYRNTDTFVDLCRGPHVPHTGRLGHFKLMRVAGAYWRGDEHRQMLQRIYGTAWASKKDLKDHLTRLEEAAKRDHRKLANELDLLSFPTKLGGGLAVWHPKGAIVRKVMEDYSRERHEKGGYEFVYTPHLANANLFETSGHLDFYADGMYPPMEMDNGTYYPKPMNCPMHCLIFGHGQRSYKELPLRLFELGTVYRYERSGTLHGLMRIRGFTQDDSHIYVAEEQLADEIARLLDFVLSVLKAFGFEDFVFNLSTKDPDKYVGTDEVWEYATQCLREALDRHGLEYAIKEGDAAFYGPKIDIDVKDAIGRSWQLSTIQADFQLPERFDLGFIGADGERHRPIMLHRALLGSIERFFGVLVEHYGGAFPTWLSPVQVRVLGVRADHDDVARALVGRLVEAGYRADMVEADDPLGARIRKGKLEKIPYVLVIGDDDVANNTVGVNPRGGDVERGVSVEAFIERLNDDVANKRTAPVVAAES; encoded by the coding sequence ATGAGCAGCATCAGCGTTGTGCTCCCAGACGGCAGCGAACGAGAGTTGCCCGCCGGGACCACCGGCGCCGGTCTGGCCGACTCTCTGGGTGGCAGGGCCGCCCGCGAGGCTCTGGTCGCCGTTGCCAACGGTCAGCAACTGGACCTCAACCGCGAGCTACCCGACGGCGCCAACGTGTCTTTGGTGTTCCCCGACACCGACGAGGGTCTCGAGGTCATCCGACACTCGACCGCCCACGTTTTGGCCCAAGCCGTGCTCGAGCTCTACCCGGGCGCCACGTTCTCGATCGGCCCTCCCATCACCGACGGCTTCTACTACGACTTCGATCTGCCCAACGGTCAGACGTTCAGCGACGACGACCTCGATCGCATCGAACAAAAGATGCGAGAGATCGTCAACCAGAAGCAGCCTTTCATCCGCGCCGAGGTCGACCGAGCGCAGGCAGACGAGCTGTTCGCCAACCACCCGTACAAGCGCGAGATCCTCGACGGTGAGGCCGATGATCCGACATCGGGCCCCGAAGGCAACGTCATCACGACCTACCGCAACACCGACACGTTCGTCGATCTGTGTCGTGGCCCCCATGTTCCACACACCGGGCGCCTCGGCCACTTCAAGCTGATGCGCGTCGCGGGCGCGTACTGGCGCGGCGACGAACACCGCCAGATGCTTCAGCGCATCTACGGCACAGCGTGGGCCTCGAAGAAAGACCTCAAGGATCACCTCACCCGCCTGGAAGAGGCCGCCAAGCGCGACCATCGCAAGCTGGCCAACGAGCTGGACCTGCTCAGCTTTCCGACCAAGCTCGGCGGTGGCCTGGCCGTGTGGCACCCCAAGGGGGCCATCGTCCGCAAGGTGATGGAGGACTACAGCCGCGAACGCCACGAGAAGGGCGGCTACGAGTTCGTCTACACGCCCCATCTGGCCAACGCGAACCTGTTCGAGACCTCAGGGCATCTCGACTTCTACGCCGACGGCATGTACCCGCCCATGGAGATGGACAACGGCACCTATTACCCCAAGCCGATGAACTGCCCCATGCACTGCCTGATCTTCGGACACGGGCAACGCAGCTACAAGGAACTGCCCCTGCGGCTCTTCGAGCTGGGCACTGTGTATCGCTACGAGCGGTCGGGCACATTGCACGGGCTGATGCGCATACGCGGCTTCACCCAGGACGATTCGCACATCTATGTCGCCGAAGAACAGTTGGCCGACGAGATCGCGCGCCTGCTCGACTTCGTGCTCTCGGTGTTGAAGGCGTTCGGGTTCGAGGACTTCGTGTTCAACCTGTCCACGAAGGACCCCGACAAGTACGTCGGCACAGACGAGGTGTGGGAGTACGCAACCCAGTGCCTTCGCGAGGCACTCGACCGTCACGGTCTCGAGTACGCCATCAAGGAGGGCGACGCCGCCTTCTACGGGCCCAAGATCGACATCGACGTCAAGGACGCCATCGGGCGTTCCTGGCAATTGTCGACCATCCAGGCCGACTTCCAGTTGCCCGAGAGGTTCGACCTGGGGTTCATCGGCGCCGACGGCGAACGCCACCGACCGATCATGCTGCACCGTGCCCTGCTGGGATCCATCGAGCGGTTCTTCGGCGTGCTGGTCGAGCACTACGGCGGTGCGTTCCCCACCTGGCTCTCGCCCGTGCAGGTTCGTGTTCTGGGCGTGCGCGCCGATCACGACGACGTCGCTCGCGCGCTGGTGGGCCGGCTGGTCGAGGCCGGCTACCGAGCCGACATGGTCGAGGCCGACGATCCTCTCGGCGCACGCATACGCAAGGGCAAGCTCGAGAAGATTCCCTACGTGTTGGTGATCGGTGACGACGATGTGGCCAACAACACGGTGGGGGTCAACCCAAGGGGGGGCGACGTCGAGCGCGGGGTCAGCGTGGAGGCGTTCATCGAGCGGCTGAACGATGACGTCGCCAACAAGCGCACCGCCCCCGTGGTGGCCGCCGAGTCCTAG
- a CDS encoding alpha-ketoglutarate-dependent dioxygenase AlkB: MFDGTLEPVFAVRDGIDEAAGLSWQSTLFGSGPRSIDERTAIVRHQLDSTSWVDFASGFASEPDEVLGHLLTSLVWEQHEMKMFDHIVWQPRLSAAAEVGDEPAPLRRDLDLVEQRYGLVLDRYWVNLYRNGTDSVAWHGDKIGAVAHEPLVVILSYGATRTFRLRPNPGGPSVAFEVRHGDLLVMGGRCQHDWQHCVPKTSRAVGPRVSFTARHWPR, translated from the coding sequence ATGTTCGATGGCACACTCGAACCTGTGTTCGCAGTGCGTGACGGAATCGACGAGGCGGCGGGCCTCTCGTGGCAGTCGACCTTGTTCGGTTCGGGCCCACGGTCGATCGACGAGCGCACTGCGATCGTTCGCCATCAACTCGACTCCACGTCCTGGGTCGATTTTGCTTCGGGTTTCGCGTCCGAACCAGACGAGGTGTTGGGCCATCTCCTGACCAGCCTGGTCTGGGAACAGCACGAGATGAAGATGTTCGACCACATCGTGTGGCAGCCGCGGTTGTCGGCCGCCGCCGAAGTGGGCGACGAACCCGCTCCGTTGCGCCGCGACCTCGACCTCGTCGAGCAGCGTTACGGACTGGTTCTCGACCGCTACTGGGTGAACCTCTACCGCAACGGCACCGACAGCGTGGCCTGGCACGGTGACAAGATCGGGGCCGTTGCGCACGAACCTCTGGTGGTGATCTTGTCCTATGGGGCAACTCGCACGTTTCGCCTCCGCCCCAACCCAGGTGGTCCATCGGTGGCATTCGAGGTCAGGCATGGCGACTTGCTGGTCATGGGTGGCCGGTGCCAGCACGACTGGCAGCACTGCGTTCCCAAGACGTCTCGTGCTGTCGGGCCCAGGGTCAGCTTCACTGCAAGGCATTGGCCGCGCTAG
- a CDS encoding glycoside hydrolase family 3 C-terminal domain-containing protein, with protein sequence MSRVEELLDQLTVEEMVALATGTGVWFGGQVERLGIPAIKVTDGPNGARGGSFSGSATSACFPVGTALGATWDLDLVERVGRAIGDEARTKKAHLLLAPTINIHRTPLAGRNFECYSEDPFLTGLMASAYVNGVQSTGVGATIKHFVANDSEFERHTIDSVIDERTLREVYLRPFEMAIERANPVSVMSSYNKVNGTSASDNHELLTTILRDEWGFEGFVISDWFGTRSTIEAANAGLDLEMPGPPRMFGERLAEAVRNGEVSETTVRDKARRVLSAMERTGAFDQEDTTEQSIDRPEHRELARAAATSSMVLLTNNGSFPLDRSTLKRVAVIGPNADQARIQGGGSSGVNPHYAITPLEGIRKALGEGVEVISALGCSIDARTPHLDTRLVRPIGAEAGRWTASFYAVGGTEPVAVRQTRNSHFIWMNEIAPGVVPTSMEVRIEGEFQADETSTWTFSLASAGRSRLYIDDELLVDAWTGWATGPEFFGQGCSEVTGEIDLVEGEPHQIRVEFSNNADTDHLAGLTIGARPERPHDLIDRAAELAAGCDAAVLVVGQNADWETEGRDRDMFELPGEQDELIRRVSAANPNTIVFVNAGSPVDMAWSDAPAATIYMWYPGQEDGNAVADVLLGTTPPGGRLPTTFPKRMKDTPSFGNYPGEFGKVHYGEGQLVGHRWYDTRDIEPAFCFGHGLTTTDIQWGQPEVQAGADSIEVAVELTNSGDRAGVEVVQIYAHRPDTAVMRPEQILAGFTKVALEPGESTTARTTVSHADLRHWDPSKRSWALEAGPVELRIGRSSRDVVATIELEL encoded by the coding sequence ATGTCACGCGTCGAAGAACTACTGGACCAATTGACGGTCGAAGAGATGGTGGCACTGGCAACCGGCACCGGTGTCTGGTTCGGAGGCCAGGTAGAACGGCTGGGGATCCCCGCCATCAAGGTCACCGACGGCCCCAACGGCGCCCGCGGCGGCAGCTTCTCGGGGAGCGCCACGTCCGCGTGCTTCCCCGTCGGGACCGCTCTGGGTGCCACGTGGGATCTCGATCTGGTCGAGAGGGTTGGCAGGGCCATCGGCGACGAAGCCAGGACCAAGAAGGCCCATCTGTTGCTGGCCCCGACCATCAACATCCACCGCACGCCTCTCGCCGGCCGCAACTTCGAGTGCTACTCGGAAGACCCATTCCTGACCGGGCTGATGGCCAGCGCATACGTCAACGGCGTTCAGAGCACCGGTGTGGGCGCGACCATCAAACACTTCGTCGCCAACGACAGCGAGTTCGAACGCCACACCATCGACTCGGTGATCGACGAGCGGACGCTGCGAGAGGTCTACCTCCGCCCATTCGAGATGGCCATCGAGCGGGCCAACCCGGTGTCGGTGATGTCGTCGTACAACAAGGTCAATGGCACTTCGGCCAGCGACAATCACGAGTTGTTGACCACGATCCTCAGGGACGAGTGGGGTTTCGAGGGCTTCGTCATCTCGGACTGGTTCGGTACCCGCTCGACGATCGAGGCAGCCAACGCCGGGCTAGACCTCGAAATGCCGGGGCCACCACGGATGTTCGGCGAAAGGCTCGCCGAGGCCGTGCGCAACGGCGAGGTGAGCGAGACAACCGTGCGCGACAAAGCCCGGCGTGTGCTGTCAGCCATGGAACGCACCGGCGCCTTCGACCAGGAGGACACCACCGAACAATCGATCGACCGACCCGAGCATCGAGAGCTAGCACGCGCCGCGGCCACTTCATCGATGGTGTTGCTCACGAACAACGGCAGCTTCCCCCTCGACAGGTCGACCCTGAAGCGGGTCGCTGTAATCGGGCCCAATGCCGATCAGGCACGCATCCAGGGAGGCGGTAGCTCCGGGGTCAACCCCCACTACGCCATCACTCCACTCGAGGGAATTCGAAAGGCCCTCGGTGAGGGCGTAGAGGTCATCAGCGCCCTCGGTTGCTCGATCGATGCACGCACCCCACATCTCGACACGCGCCTCGTTCGGCCGATCGGCGCCGAGGCAGGACGCTGGACCGCCTCGTTCTACGCAGTCGGTGGCACCGAGCCCGTCGCAGTCCGCCAGACGAGAAACAGCCACTTCATCTGGATGAACGAGATCGCTCCTGGGGTCGTACCCACGAGCATGGAGGTCAGGATCGAGGGCGAGTTCCAGGCCGACGAAACATCGACGTGGACGTTCAGCCTCGCGAGCGCAGGACGAAGCCGGCTGTACATCGACGACGAACTGCTCGTCGACGCTTGGACCGGTTGGGCGACCGGCCCCGAGTTCTTCGGTCAAGGATGCAGCGAGGTGACCGGCGAGATCGACCTCGTCGAGGGCGAACCCCACCAGATCCGCGTCGAATTCTCCAACAATGCAGACACCGACCACCTGGCCGGGCTGACCATCGGGGCTCGACCCGAACGTCCGCACGACCTGATCGATCGGGCCGCAGAGCTGGCAGCCGGCTGCGACGCAGCGGTGCTGGTCGTCGGCCAGAACGCAGACTGGGAGACAGAGGGCCGCGACCGCGACATGTTCGAGTTGCCGGGCGAACAAGACGAACTGATCCGTCGCGTATCGGCGGCGAACCCGAACACGATCGTGTTCGTCAACGCCGGATCGCCCGTCGACATGGCGTGGTCGGACGCTCCCGCGGCCACCATCTACATGTGGTATCCGGGCCAGGAAGACGGCAACGCCGTGGCCGACGTGCTGCTTGGGACCACACCTCCTGGCGGACGCCTGCCGACCACCTTCCCCAAGCGGATGAAGGACACGCCGTCGTTCGGCAACTACCCGGGTGAGTTCGGAAAGGTGCACTACGGCGAGGGCCAACTGGTCGGCCACCGCTGGTACGACACCCGCGACATCGAACCGGCGTTCTGCTTCGGCCATGGCCTGACCACCACCGACATCCAGTGGGGTCAGCCCGAGGTGCAGGCCGGCGCCGATTCGATCGAGGTTGCCGTCGAGTTGACCAACTCGGGCGACCGCGCCGGCGTCGAGGTCGTCCAGATCTACGCCCACCGCCCCGACACTGCGGTGATGCGCCCAGAACAGATCCTCGCCGGGTTCACCAAGGTCGCCCTCGAACCGGGCGAATCGACCACGGCGCGAACCACCGTTTCTCACGCCGACCTTCGCCACTGGGACCCCAGCAAACGATCGTGGGCGCTCGAAGCGGGCCCGGTCGAGCTGCGCATCGGACGCAGCAGCCGCGACGTCGTGGCAACAATCGAGCTCGAGCTCTGA